In one Sander lucioperca isolate FBNREF2018 chromosome 7, SLUC_FBN_1.2, whole genome shotgun sequence genomic region, the following are encoded:
- the LOC116038670 gene encoding B-cell receptor-associated protein 29 isoform X1, whose amino-acid sequence MREFCFLCTTAECPVTNMPEKIQTLQLQAFAQPFFIKETTVTMTLQWTAVAFFLYAEIVVNLILCIPFISARRWRSVFSWRIWNWLSPYWNKCFVTMIMVLIVLFLDAVREVQKYSGPEPMHDAKVNPNLYDNVHMKLFRAQRNLYISGFSLFLWLIMRRIVTLLNQVAITVENSSGLQAQMDSAVKAAKLHQDDNLMLKQALLDEEQSMSAKTQQMKLEADKLADQVKAAEEAVRKSHAEVEAMRRQAKGLAHEYDRLLREHHQLQNFQSPADKKDQ is encoded by the exons ATGCGTGAATTTTGCTTCTTGTGCACCACAGCTGAGTGCCCTGTCACCAACATGCCAGAAAAAATACAAACTCTGCAGTTGCAGGCCTTTGCTCag CCATTTTTCATAAAG GAAACCACAGTAACAATGACTCTCCAGTGGACGGCTGTGGCTTTCTTCCTCTATGCAGAGATAGTAGTCAATCTTATCTTGTGTATACCCTTCATATCAGCACGGAG ATGGCGTTCGGTTTTCAGCTGGAGAATATGGAACTGGTTATCTCCATATTGGAACAAGTGCTTCGTTACTATGATCATGGTTCTTATTGTTCTTTTCCTTG ATGCTGTCCGTGAGGTGCAGAAGTACTCAGGTCCTGAGCCCATGCACGACGCCAAGGTGAACCCAAATTTGTACGACAATGTCCACATGAAGCTGTTCAGAGCCCAGAGGAACCTCTACATATCTggcttctctctcttcctctggcT TATCATGCGTCGGATTGTCACCTTGCTAAACCAGGTTGCTATCACCGTGGAGAACAGTTCAGGTCTTCAGGCACAAATGGACAGTGCTGTCAAAGCAGCCAAGCTGCATCAGGATGACAACTTGATGCTCAAACAA GCTCTCTTGGATGAGGAACAATCCATGTCAGCAAAAACCCagcaaatgaagctggaggctgACAAGTTGGCGGATCAAGTGAAAGCTGCTGAGGAGG ctgtgcgCAAGTCTCATGCTGAAGTGGAGGCCATGAGGAGGCAGGCCAAAGGTCTGGCACATGAGTATGACAGACTATTGAGGGAACACCATCAACtccag AATTTCCAGAGTCCTGCAGACAAAAAGGATCAATAA
- the LOC116038669 gene encoding solute carrier organic anion transporter family member 1C1-like isoform X2 — protein MKKMEDTATGSWTLANNPTSSTVKNSCHPNLKMFVAALSFAYFANALSGSYMKSTITQLERRFDIPSYLIGIIDGSFEMGNLLVIAFVSYFGAKFHRPKIIAIGCILMSFGTFLIAMPHFIIGRYKIETSVRWSVNSTNNLSPCPASSESTRAGDRPSILPSRGCEQDSSVSMWIYVFLGNVLRGIGETPVQPLGISYIDDYAQSENAALYIGCVQTISIIGPVFGYLLGSLCAKIYVDIGYVDMETVTFTPGDARWVGAWWLGYLIAGTITLMSAVPFWFLPKSLPMPVDKHDTSCTPEHTRFIKDSPTMEHKFRPEEPANFHQMAKKFVPTLRSLLGNPVYITFLCVTIIQFNSLIGMVTYKPKYIEQHYGQSTSKANFVMGMINIPAVALGIFSGGVVMKKFKLGIMGAAKFAFGTSLLGYFLSLFFFAMGCENTNVAGITVSYTGREWDPVCGENGITYVSPCLAGCTASSGSGRNMVFDNCRCVALVDTQPSNLTATLGQCPRRDSCDKIFPYFLALSVLSSFIISLGGTPGFMLLVRCIKPELKSLALGIYMLATRTLAGIPAPIYFGAIIDTTCLKWGNKMCGGRGACRIYNTSAYRIVYLGLTLGLRTVSFLLCISGFALLKRHIKREEKNAQTNGSGELESLRKEENSSIDCEQFIPALDCNSDRESHL, from the exons ATGAAGAAAATGGAGGATACAGCCACAGGCAGCTGGACTCTAGCCAACAACCCTACCTCCTCTACAGTGAAGAACTCCTGCCACCCCAAtctaaag ATGTTCGTTGCAGCCTTGTCCTTTGCCTACTTTGCCAATGCTTTATCTGGCAGCTACATGAAGAGCACAATTACACAACTAGAACGACGATTTGACATCCCCAGTTATCTGATCGGCATCATAGATGGGAGCTTTGAAATGG GGAATTTGTTGGTCATTGCCTTCGTGAGCTATTTTGGTGCCAAATTCCATCGACCCAAGATCATAGCAATCGGATGCATCCTGATGTCTTTTGGGACCTTCTTGATTGCCATGCCTCATTTTATCATTGGCCG CTATAAGATCGAAACATCAGTTAGATGGTCAGTGAATTCAACCAATAACCTCTCTCCATGTCCAGCAAGTTCTGAGTCCACCAGGGCAGGTGACAGACCCTCTATACTGCCCTCTAGAG GCTGTGAGCAGGACTCCAGTGTTTCAATGTGGATCTATGTGTTTCTGGGAAATGTCCTGCGTGGGATTGGAGAGACTCCAGTACAGCCTTTGGGAATCTCCTATATTGATGATTATGCACAGTCAGAGAATGCTGCCCTCTATATTG GATGTGTCCAAACTATATCAATTATTGGTCCTGTCTTTGGGTACCTGCTGGGGTCGCTGTGTGCCAAGATCTACGTTGACATTGGCTATGTGGACATGG AGACGGTGACTTTTACCCCTGGTGATGCCCGCTGGGTGGGGGCATGGTGGCTGGGCTACCTTATCGCTGGTACCATCACTCTCATGTCTGCCGTTCCTTTCTGGTTCCTGCCTAAATCCCTGCCCATGCCTGTAGATAAACATGATACAAGTTGCACTCCAGAGCACACCAGGTTTATCAAAGATTCCCCAACCATGGAGCACAAGTTCAGACCTGAGGAGCCGGCTAATTTCCATCAGATGGCCAAAA AATTTGTGCCCACATTAAGGAGTCTCCTTGGAAATCCTGTgtacatcacttttttatgcGTGACCATCATTCAGTTCAACTCCCTCATCGGGATGGTCACCTACAAACCCAAATACATTGAGCAACACTATGGCCAGTCCACATCAAAAGCCAATTTTGTCATGG GCATGATCAACATCCCGGCTGTTGCCCTTGGGATATTCTCTGGAGGGGTTGTCATGAAGAAGTTCAAGCTGGGTATCATGGGAGCAGCTAAATTTGCCTTTGGGACCTCACTGCTGGGCTACTTCCTGTCACTCTTTTTCTTTGCCATGGGCTGTGAGAACACCAATGTGGCAGGCATCACAGTCTCATATACCGG ACGGGAGTGGGATCCAGTGTGTGGAGAGAACGGGATCACCTATGTGTCCCCCTGCTTGGCTGGATGCACCGCCTCCTCTGGCTCCGGCAGAAATAtg GTGTTTGACAATTGCAGGTGTGTAGCGCTGGTTGACACCCAACCCAGCAACCTGACAGCCACTCTAGGCCAGTGTCCACGCAGAGACAGCTGTGACAAAATATTTCCTTACTTCCTGGCTCTGTCTGTCCTTAGCTCCTTTATCATTTCTCTTGGGGGAACACCTGGCTTCATGCTGCTTGTCAG GTGCATTAAGCCTGAGCTGAAATCCCTTGCTCTTGGAATCTACATGTTGGCCACTCGCACCCTCG CTGGAATACCAGCCCCTATATATTTTGGAGCCATTATTGACACAACATGCCTCAAATGGGGAAACAAGAtgtgtggaggaagaggagcatgCAGAATATATAATACCTCAGCTTACAG GATAGTGTACCTGGGTCTGACACTGGGCCTAAGGACAGTCTCCTTCCTCCTTTGTATATCAGGCTTTGCTCTACTCAAAAGACATATAAAGAGGGAGGAGAAAAATGCTCAGACCAATGGGAGTGGAGAGTTGGAGTCACTAAGGAAAGAGGAGAACAGCTCCATAGACTGTGAGCAGTTTATACCGGCCTTGGACTGCAATTCTGACAGAGAGTCTCACTTGTGA
- the LOC116038669 gene encoding solute carrier organic anion transporter family member 1C1-like isoform X1: MKKMEDTATGSWTLANNPTSSTVKNSCHPNLKMFVAALSFAYFANALSGSYMKSTITQLERRFDIPSYLIGIIDGSFEMGNLLVIAFVSYFGAKFHRPKIIAIGCILMSFGTFLIAMPHFIIGRYKIETSVRWSVNSTNNLSPCPASSESTRAGDRPSILPSRGCEQDSSVSMWIYVFLGNVLRGIGETPVQPLGISYIDDYAQSENAALYIGCVQTISIIGPVFGYLLGSLCAKIYVDIGYVDMETVTFTPGDARWVGAWWLGYLIAGTITLMSAVPFWFLPKSLPMPVDKHDTSCTPEHTRFIKDSPTMEHKFRPEEPANFHQMAKKFVPTLRSLLGNPVYITFLCVTIIQFNSLIGMVTYKPKYIEQHYGQSTSKANFVMGMINIPAVALGIFSGGVVMKKFKLGIMGAAKFAFGTSLLGYFLSLFFFAMGCENTNVAGITVSYTGVEGLSYQEQSLFSDCNLGCLCSRREWDPVCGENGITYVSPCLAGCTASSGSGRNMVFDNCRCVALVDTQPSNLTATLGQCPRRDSCDKIFPYFLALSVLSSFIISLGGTPGFMLLVRCIKPELKSLALGIYMLATRTLAGIPAPIYFGAIIDTTCLKWGNKMCGGRGACRIYNTSAYRIVYLGLTLGLRTVSFLLCISGFALLKRHIKREEKNAQTNGSGELESLRKEENSSIDCEQFIPALDCNSDRESHL, from the exons ATGAAGAAAATGGAGGATACAGCCACAGGCAGCTGGACTCTAGCCAACAACCCTACCTCCTCTACAGTGAAGAACTCCTGCCACCCCAAtctaaag ATGTTCGTTGCAGCCTTGTCCTTTGCCTACTTTGCCAATGCTTTATCTGGCAGCTACATGAAGAGCACAATTACACAACTAGAACGACGATTTGACATCCCCAGTTATCTGATCGGCATCATAGATGGGAGCTTTGAAATGG GGAATTTGTTGGTCATTGCCTTCGTGAGCTATTTTGGTGCCAAATTCCATCGACCCAAGATCATAGCAATCGGATGCATCCTGATGTCTTTTGGGACCTTCTTGATTGCCATGCCTCATTTTATCATTGGCCG CTATAAGATCGAAACATCAGTTAGATGGTCAGTGAATTCAACCAATAACCTCTCTCCATGTCCAGCAAGTTCTGAGTCCACCAGGGCAGGTGACAGACCCTCTATACTGCCCTCTAGAG GCTGTGAGCAGGACTCCAGTGTTTCAATGTGGATCTATGTGTTTCTGGGAAATGTCCTGCGTGGGATTGGAGAGACTCCAGTACAGCCTTTGGGAATCTCCTATATTGATGATTATGCACAGTCAGAGAATGCTGCCCTCTATATTG GATGTGTCCAAACTATATCAATTATTGGTCCTGTCTTTGGGTACCTGCTGGGGTCGCTGTGTGCCAAGATCTACGTTGACATTGGCTATGTGGACATGG AGACGGTGACTTTTACCCCTGGTGATGCCCGCTGGGTGGGGGCATGGTGGCTGGGCTACCTTATCGCTGGTACCATCACTCTCATGTCTGCCGTTCCTTTCTGGTTCCTGCCTAAATCCCTGCCCATGCCTGTAGATAAACATGATACAAGTTGCACTCCAGAGCACACCAGGTTTATCAAAGATTCCCCAACCATGGAGCACAAGTTCAGACCTGAGGAGCCGGCTAATTTCCATCAGATGGCCAAAA AATTTGTGCCCACATTAAGGAGTCTCCTTGGAAATCCTGTgtacatcacttttttatgcGTGACCATCATTCAGTTCAACTCCCTCATCGGGATGGTCACCTACAAACCCAAATACATTGAGCAACACTATGGCCAGTCCACATCAAAAGCCAATTTTGTCATGG GCATGATCAACATCCCGGCTGTTGCCCTTGGGATATTCTCTGGAGGGGTTGTCATGAAGAAGTTCAAGCTGGGTATCATGGGAGCAGCTAAATTTGCCTTTGGGACCTCACTGCTGGGCTACTTCCTGTCACTCTTTTTCTTTGCCATGGGCTGTGAGAACACCAATGTGGCAGGCATCACAGTCTCATATACCGG AGTGGAAGGCTTGTCTTATCAGGAACAGTCTCTCTTCTCTGACTGTAATTTGGGTTGCTTGTGCTCAAGACGGGAGTGGGATCCAGTGTGTGGAGAGAACGGGATCACCTATGTGTCCCCCTGCTTGGCTGGATGCACCGCCTCCTCTGGCTCCGGCAGAAATAtg GTGTTTGACAATTGCAGGTGTGTAGCGCTGGTTGACACCCAACCCAGCAACCTGACAGCCACTCTAGGCCAGTGTCCACGCAGAGACAGCTGTGACAAAATATTTCCTTACTTCCTGGCTCTGTCTGTCCTTAGCTCCTTTATCATTTCTCTTGGGGGAACACCTGGCTTCATGCTGCTTGTCAG GTGCATTAAGCCTGAGCTGAAATCCCTTGCTCTTGGAATCTACATGTTGGCCACTCGCACCCTCG CTGGAATACCAGCCCCTATATATTTTGGAGCCATTATTGACACAACATGCCTCAAATGGGGAAACAAGAtgtgtggaggaagaggagcatgCAGAATATATAATACCTCAGCTTACAG GATAGTGTACCTGGGTCTGACACTGGGCCTAAGGACAGTCTCCTTCCTCCTTTGTATATCAGGCTTTGCTCTACTCAAAAGACATATAAAGAGGGAGGAGAAAAATGCTCAGACCAATGGGAGTGGAGAGTTGGAGTCACTAAGGAAAGAGGAGAACAGCTCCATAGACTGTGAGCAGTTTATACCGGCCTTGGACTGCAATTCTGACAGAGAGTCTCACTTGTGA
- the LOC116038670 gene encoding B-cell receptor-associated protein 29 isoform X2: MTLQWTAVAFFLYAEIVVNLILCIPFISARRWRSVFSWRIWNWLSPYWNKCFVTMIMVLIVLFLDAVREVQKYSGPEPMHDAKVNPNLYDNVHMKLFRAQRNLYISGFSLFLWLIMRRIVTLLNQVAITVENSSGLQAQMDSAVKAAKLHQDDNLMLKQALLDEEQSMSAKTQQMKLEADKLADQVKAAEEAVRKSHAEVEAMRRQAKGLAHEYDRLLREHHQLQNFQSPADKKDQ, from the exons ATGACTCTCCAGTGGACGGCTGTGGCTTTCTTCCTCTATGCAGAGATAGTAGTCAATCTTATCTTGTGTATACCCTTCATATCAGCACGGAG ATGGCGTTCGGTTTTCAGCTGGAGAATATGGAACTGGTTATCTCCATATTGGAACAAGTGCTTCGTTACTATGATCATGGTTCTTATTGTTCTTTTCCTTG ATGCTGTCCGTGAGGTGCAGAAGTACTCAGGTCCTGAGCCCATGCACGACGCCAAGGTGAACCCAAATTTGTACGACAATGTCCACATGAAGCTGTTCAGAGCCCAGAGGAACCTCTACATATCTggcttctctctcttcctctggcT TATCATGCGTCGGATTGTCACCTTGCTAAACCAGGTTGCTATCACCGTGGAGAACAGTTCAGGTCTTCAGGCACAAATGGACAGTGCTGTCAAAGCAGCCAAGCTGCATCAGGATGACAACTTGATGCTCAAACAA GCTCTCTTGGATGAGGAACAATCCATGTCAGCAAAAACCCagcaaatgaagctggaggctgACAAGTTGGCGGATCAAGTGAAAGCTGCTGAGGAGG ctgtgcgCAAGTCTCATGCTGAAGTGGAGGCCATGAGGAGGCAGGCCAAAGGTCTGGCACATGAGTATGACAGACTATTGAGGGAACACCATCAACtccag AATTTCCAGAGTCCTGCAGACAAAAAGGATCAATAA
- the LOC116038669 gene encoding solute carrier organic anion transporter family member 1C1-like isoform X3: MHPDVFWDLLDCHASFYHWPSHWYFVRSYKIETSVRWSVNSTNNLSPCPASSESTRAGDRPSILPSRGCEQDSSVSMWIYVFLGNVLRGIGETPVQPLGISYIDDYAQSENAALYIGCVQTISIIGPVFGYLLGSLCAKIYVDIGYVDMETVTFTPGDARWVGAWWLGYLIAGTITLMSAVPFWFLPKSLPMPVDKHDTSCTPEHTRFIKDSPTMEHKFRPEEPANFHQMAKKFVPTLRSLLGNPVYITFLCVTIIQFNSLIGMVTYKPKYIEQHYGQSTSKANFVMGMINIPAVALGIFSGGVVMKKFKLGIMGAAKFAFGTSLLGYFLSLFFFAMGCENTNVAGITVSYTGVEGLSYQEQSLFSDCNLGCLCSRREWDPVCGENGITYVSPCLAGCTASSGSGRNMVFDNCRCVALVDTQPSNLTATLGQCPRRDSCDKIFPYFLALSVLSSFIISLGGTPGFMLLVRCIKPELKSLALGIYMLATRTLAGIPAPIYFGAIIDTTCLKWGNKMCGGRGACRIYNTSAYRIVYLGLTLGLRTVSFLLCISGFALLKRHIKREEKNAQTNGSGELESLRKEENSSIDCEQFIPALDCNSDRESHL; this comes from the exons ATGCATCCTGATGTCTTTTGGGACCTTCTTGATTGCCATGCCTCATTTTATCATTGGCCG TCTCATTGGTATTTTGTACGCAGCTATAAGATCGAAACATCAGTTAGATGGTCAGTGAATTCAACCAATAACCTCTCTCCATGTCCAGCAAGTTCTGAGTCCACCAGGGCAGGTGACAGACCCTCTATACTGCCCTCTAGAG GCTGTGAGCAGGACTCCAGTGTTTCAATGTGGATCTATGTGTTTCTGGGAAATGTCCTGCGTGGGATTGGAGAGACTCCAGTACAGCCTTTGGGAATCTCCTATATTGATGATTATGCACAGTCAGAGAATGCTGCCCTCTATATTG GATGTGTCCAAACTATATCAATTATTGGTCCTGTCTTTGGGTACCTGCTGGGGTCGCTGTGTGCCAAGATCTACGTTGACATTGGCTATGTGGACATGG AGACGGTGACTTTTACCCCTGGTGATGCCCGCTGGGTGGGGGCATGGTGGCTGGGCTACCTTATCGCTGGTACCATCACTCTCATGTCTGCCGTTCCTTTCTGGTTCCTGCCTAAATCCCTGCCCATGCCTGTAGATAAACATGATACAAGTTGCACTCCAGAGCACACCAGGTTTATCAAAGATTCCCCAACCATGGAGCACAAGTTCAGACCTGAGGAGCCGGCTAATTTCCATCAGATGGCCAAAA AATTTGTGCCCACATTAAGGAGTCTCCTTGGAAATCCTGTgtacatcacttttttatgcGTGACCATCATTCAGTTCAACTCCCTCATCGGGATGGTCACCTACAAACCCAAATACATTGAGCAACACTATGGCCAGTCCACATCAAAAGCCAATTTTGTCATGG GCATGATCAACATCCCGGCTGTTGCCCTTGGGATATTCTCTGGAGGGGTTGTCATGAAGAAGTTCAAGCTGGGTATCATGGGAGCAGCTAAATTTGCCTTTGGGACCTCACTGCTGGGCTACTTCCTGTCACTCTTTTTCTTTGCCATGGGCTGTGAGAACACCAATGTGGCAGGCATCACAGTCTCATATACCGG AGTGGAAGGCTTGTCTTATCAGGAACAGTCTCTCTTCTCTGACTGTAATTTGGGTTGCTTGTGCTCAAGACGGGAGTGGGATCCAGTGTGTGGAGAGAACGGGATCACCTATGTGTCCCCCTGCTTGGCTGGATGCACCGCCTCCTCTGGCTCCGGCAGAAATAtg GTGTTTGACAATTGCAGGTGTGTAGCGCTGGTTGACACCCAACCCAGCAACCTGACAGCCACTCTAGGCCAGTGTCCACGCAGAGACAGCTGTGACAAAATATTTCCTTACTTCCTGGCTCTGTCTGTCCTTAGCTCCTTTATCATTTCTCTTGGGGGAACACCTGGCTTCATGCTGCTTGTCAG GTGCATTAAGCCTGAGCTGAAATCCCTTGCTCTTGGAATCTACATGTTGGCCACTCGCACCCTCG CTGGAATACCAGCCCCTATATATTTTGGAGCCATTATTGACACAACATGCCTCAAATGGGGAAACAAGAtgtgtggaggaagaggagcatgCAGAATATATAATACCTCAGCTTACAG GATAGTGTACCTGGGTCTGACACTGGGCCTAAGGACAGTCTCCTTCCTCCTTTGTATATCAGGCTTTGCTCTACTCAAAAGACATATAAAGAGGGAGGAGAAAAATGCTCAGACCAATGGGAGTGGAGAGTTGGAGTCACTAAGGAAAGAGGAGAACAGCTCCATAGACTGTGAGCAGTTTATACCGGCCTTGGACTGCAATTCTGACAGAGAGTCTCACTTGTGA